One Mycolicibacterium rufum genomic window, GGCCGCGAAGGGCGCCCGCGTCGTCATCGCGGTACGCAACCTGGACAAGGGCAAGGACGCGGTCCGTCGCATCCAGCAGACGACACCCGAGGCGACCGTGGAACTGCAGGAGCTCGACCTCAGCTCGCTGGCCTCGGTGCGTGCCGCCGCCGACCAGCTCAAGAACGACCACGCCACCATCGACCTGCTCGTCAACAACGCCGGCGTGATGTACACCCCGCGTCAGGAGACCGCCGACGGCTTCGAGCTCCAGTTCGGCACCAACCACCTCGGCCACTTCGCGCTGACCGGCCTGCTGCTCGACCGCGTCACGGCTGCGCCGGCCGGACGGGTCGTCACCGTCAGCAGCCTCGGCCACCGCATCCGGGCAAGCATCCACTTCGACGACCTCCAGCTCGAGCGCGACTACAACCGCGTCATCGCCTACGGCCAGTCCAAGCTCGCCAACCTCCTGTTCACCTACGAGCTGCAGCGGCGACTGCAGGCCGCCGGATCGTCGACCGCCGCGCTGGCGGCGCACCCGGGCGGGTCGAACACCGAACTCGGCCGCCATCTGCCGCTGCTGAATCCCGTGTTCCAGGCGATCTCCCAGAGCGCCGCTATGGGCGCGCTGCCGACCCTGCGCGCCGCGACCGATCCGGCCGCCCGAGGTGGTCAGTACTACGGCCCGTCCGGGCTGTTCGAGCTTCGCGGCTACCCGAAGGTGGTCTCGTCGAGCCGGCAGTCGCACGACGAGTCCCTGCAGCGTCGGTTGTGGACGGTGTCCGAGGACCTGACGGGGGTCGCGTACCCGCTGTCGTGACGGTCGGGGCCCGTGGCGGGCGCTGGATCCGGCCGTCCGCCAGGTACGGGCGCCGGTCGCCGGGCTGATCGTGGCGCCGGTAGCCGGCATCGACGAGCGGACGGAGGATGCCGTCGGCCGCGTCCACGAGCCGGTCGGGGACGCCGAGATCCCGCAGCGGCCGGGTCAGCGGCAGCTGCGCCGTCGGCCTGAAATAGGTGGTGACGGTGCCGTCGACGGTGACGTTCTCGGGCGGGATGTCGGCGAGGTCGACGTCCCAACTGGGCGGGCCGTGCACGTAGACCATCCCCATCAGCGCGTTGGCGTCGGCGATGAGGTTCCACGGGCGGTCGGGCGGATCGGCCCACGGGTCGTATTCGCCCGTCACGATCGCCGTCGGATAGGGCGTCGCCGGAATGCGGTGGACCGTGTACTTGACCAGCGGCACGCGCACGCCTTCCCGGAACCACTGCGCGACGCCGGCCTCGGGAGAGGCGATGAGCACGAACCTGACGTCGCTCGGCGGTGGCGGGTCCTCGCCGGCGGCCAGCTCGACGGCGAGATGTGCGGCCACCATGCTGCCCATCGATTCGCCGATGACGACGACATGTCCGTCGATCGCCCGTACGGCCGCTTCGGCACGCCCCACCCCCTGCGCGAGCGCGCGGTCGGTGATGAACGGATTCTGCGAGTAATCGACGACCAACGGGTCGGCATCGTCGTGCAGATTGATGCCGATCTTCGGGTAGCTCCTCGCGATGATCGGGTACAGCGGGTCGATCCGCTTGAAGGGCATGGCCCCGGGAATCAGAACCGCCTCCTCGGCGGCGCTGACCGGTGCGCCGACCAGCAGCATCGCCGCCGCCACGGCGATGACCACCGCACCGATTCTGCGCACTCCGGTCATTCCACGCTCAGGGTGGCACAGCCTCCGCCGGCGAGGGCTCGATATGCTGCGAACTGTGTCGCTGTGGGACGTCAGGCAGGTGCCGCCCTACCCGCCGCCCCGGTACACCGCCGAGCAGCCCGAGGTCAGCGCGTGGCTCAAGCGCGGCGACGAGCCGCCCGACCACGACTCGTTCGGCGTCGTGCAGTACCACTACCTGGCGGGCCAGGACGCCACGAACGGCGACTACGGCCTCTACCGCATCCAGATCGCCCCGCGCGGCGGCGGCCCGGGTCCGCACTTCCACCGAGGGATGTCCGAGGCGTTCTACATCCTGTCAGGCACGGTCTCGCTGTACAACGGCACCGAGTGGGCCGACGGTGGAGTGGGTGACTTCCTCTACGTGCCGCCGGGCGGCATCCACGGCTTTCGCAACGAGGCCGACGCGCCGGCGACCATGCTGATGCTGTTCGCCCCCGGCGCGCCGCGGGAACACTACTTCGAGGGCCTGGCCCAGCTCAGCCAGCTGAACGACGCCGAACGCCGCGAGTGGTTCGCCAAGAACGACAACCACTTCGTCGAGTAGCCGTCAGACACGCCGACCGCGGACACGCCGCGAAGATGCGACCGCGGAAGCGCCTGCCCTAGACTGCGATTCGGTCGAAAGGAGTCGTGGGTGCGGGCTGACGCAGCGCCCAGCACCCCGACGCTTCGCGGTTGGCAGCGACGGGCGCTGGTCAAATACCTGTCCGCGCAGCCGCGCGATTTCCTGGCCGTCGCCACGCCCGGCTCGGGCAAGACCACCTTCGCTCTACGCATCGTCGCCGAACTGCTGGCGCAGCGCACGGTCGAGGCCGTGACGATCGTCGTGCCGACCGAGCATCTCAAGATCCAGTGGGCGCAGGCGGCCGCACGGCAGGGCATCGCCCTGGACCCGAAGTTCTCGAACTCGAACTCGCAGACGTCCTCGGAGTACCACGGCGTGGTCGTGACCTACGCCCAGGTGGCCAGCCACCCGTCGCGGCACCGGGTGCGCACCGAGAACCGCAAGACGCTGGTCGTGTTCGACGAGATCCACCACGGGGGCGACGCCAAGAGTTGGGGCGACGCGATCCGGGAGGCCTTTGATGACGCCACGCGACGCCTCGCCTTGACGGGGACGCCGTTCCGTAGCGACGACAGCGCGATCCCGTTCGTCACCTACGAACCCGACCACGAAGGCCTGATGAGATCCAAGGCCGACCACACCTACGGCTACTCCGACGCGCTCGCCGACGGCGTGGTCCGGCCCGTGATGTTCATGGCCTACTCGGGTGAGGCCCGGTGGCGCGACAGCGCGGGCGAGGAGCACGCGGCCCGCCTCGGCGAGCCGCTGACCGCCGAGCAGACCGCCCGGGCGTGGAAGACCGCGCTCAACCCGGCCGGCCAGTGGATGCCCGCGGTGATCGCCGCCGCCGACACGCGGTTGCGCGGGCTGCGCCAGCACGTGCCCGATGCCGGCGGCATGATCATCGCCTCGGATCAGACCGCCGCCCGCGCCTACGCCGATCTGCTGACGACCATCACCGGCGAGGTGCCGACCGTGGTGCTCTCCGACGACAAGGGCGCCTCGGACCGCATCTCGCAGTTCGCCGCGGGCACGTCACGGTGGCTGGTGGCGGTGCGCATGGTCTCCGAAGGAGTCGACGTGCCGCGGCTGGCGGTCGGGGTCTACGCAACCAGTGCGTCGACGCCGCTGTTCTTCGCCCAGGCGATCGGACGCTTCGTGCGGTCGCGGCGGCCCGGCGAGAGCGCGAGCATCTTCCTGCCGTCGGTGCCCAATCTGCTGATGCTCGCCTCGGAGATGGAGGCGCAGCGCAACCACGTGCTGGGCAAGCCGCACCGCGAGACGCTCGACGATCCGCTGGACGCCGAACTGGCCGAGCAGAAGCGCGACGAGCCGGACGACGGCGAAGGCAAGATCGAGTATCTGGGCGCCGACGCCGAACTGGATCAGGTGATCTTCGACGGCGCCTCGTTCGGCACGGCGACGCCCGCCGGCAGCGACGAGGAGGCCGAC contains:
- a CDS encoding SDR family NAD(P)-dependent oxidoreductase; translation: MTNWTTADIPDQTGRTAVITGANTGLGYETAAALAAKGARVVIAVRNLDKGKDAVRRIQQTTPEATVELQELDLSSLASVRAAADQLKNDHATIDLLVNNAGVMYTPRQETADGFELQFGTNHLGHFALTGLLLDRVTAAPAGRVVTVSSLGHRIRASIHFDDLQLERDYNRVIAYGQSKLANLLFTYELQRRLQAAGSSTAALAAHPGGSNTELGRHLPLLNPVFQAISQSAAMGALPTLRAATDPAARGGQYYGPSGLFELRGYPKVVSSSRQSHDESLQRRLWTVSEDLTGVAYPLS
- a CDS encoding cupin domain-containing protein translates to MLRTVSLWDVRQVPPYPPPRYTAEQPEVSAWLKRGDEPPDHDSFGVVQYHYLAGQDATNGDYGLYRIQIAPRGGGPGPHFHRGMSEAFYILSGTVSLYNGTEWADGGVGDFLYVPPGGIHGFRNEADAPATMLMLFAPGAPREHYFEGLAQLSQLNDAERREWFAKNDNHFVE
- a CDS encoding DEAD/DEAH box helicase gives rise to the protein MRADAAPSTPTLRGWQRRALVKYLSAQPRDFLAVATPGSGKTTFALRIVAELLAQRTVEAVTIVVPTEHLKIQWAQAAARQGIALDPKFSNSNSQTSSEYHGVVVTYAQVASHPSRHRVRTENRKTLVVFDEIHHGGDAKSWGDAIREAFDDATRRLALTGTPFRSDDSAIPFVTYEPDHEGLMRSKADHTYGYSDALADGVVRPVMFMAYSGEARWRDSAGEEHAARLGEPLTAEQTARAWKTALNPAGQWMPAVIAAADTRLRGLRQHVPDAGGMIIASDQTAARAYADLLTTITGEVPTVVLSDDKGASDRISQFAAGTSRWLVAVRMVSEGVDVPRLAVGVYATSASTPLFFAQAIGRFVRSRRPGESASIFLPSVPNLLMLASEMEAQRNHVLGKPHRETLDDPLDAELAEQKRDEPDDGEGKIEYLGADAELDQVIFDGASFGTATPAGSDEEADYLGIPGLLDAASMRDLLRRRQDEQLQKRTESGAVVPATTHGQLRELRRELNTLVSLAHHRTGRPHGWIHNELRRRCGGPPVAAATREQLKERIEAVRVLQRELTA